One Acidicapsa ligni genomic region harbors:
- a CDS encoding alpha-helical pore-forming toxin family protein, with amino-acid sequence MSNPSAAAQAINSANTAQAGQALLIQGYANSVLEQPQVDFTGDPTLQAYQAQINTGLLKAQDHANNYLNTIQPSIIENISAIGNYYALNNTVPMSLPAGSTTAQWTDTLGILSAQATAYEADASNVLTSLQTLHASLSSDAADFATVVSELNAAVNGDNGVLASDDVQLKSIQGQIDGAIAGTVVSGLTIAGGAFMIVVGGIADFVTAGASTPLVLAGVGVVATGVGGEVASAVMLKSLLDQKASFLRAEASLKEEVKLALGLSSSYHSLSGQLSSAINAATAMKNAWNFLGSDLESFISDLNNGIQNADQVRTLFLAVANTEVQTVLSDISTIKAQMEGVAVIKAASGQTVGDALVAALNEAWQLKRLTLLNTSELTSRKVGYLSNIEQRISNN; translated from the coding sequence ATGTCGAACCCATCAGCTGCAGCACAAGCCATCAATTCCGCTAATACCGCTCAAGCCGGTCAAGCACTGCTTATTCAGGGATACGCTAATAGTGTCTTAGAACAGCCGCAGGTTGATTTCACTGGCGATCCAACATTGCAGGCCTATCAGGCTCAAATCAATACAGGGTTGCTCAAAGCCCAAGACCATGCAAACAATTACTTGAATACTATTCAGCCCAGCATTATCGAGAACATTTCGGCAATTGGCAACTATTATGCACTCAACAACACTGTTCCAATGTCTCTCCCTGCGGGTTCAACCACGGCTCAATGGACAGATACTCTAGGTATTCTCAGTGCGCAGGCTACTGCATATGAAGCTGATGCCAGCAACGTACTGACCTCTTTACAGACCCTGCACGCCTCGCTCTCATCCGATGCTGCGGACTTTGCGACGGTAGTGAGCGAACTAAACGCGGCTGTCAACGGTGATAACGGAGTTCTCGCATCCGACGACGTTCAACTCAAGTCTATCCAGGGGCAAATAGACGGCGCAATCGCAGGCACGGTCGTGAGCGGTCTTACAATCGCCGGCGGGGCGTTCATGATTGTGGTCGGTGGCATCGCTGATTTTGTCACTGCAGGCGCTTCAACACCTCTAGTTCTAGCTGGAGTGGGAGTTGTGGCGACGGGTGTTGGCGGTGAAGTGGCTTCTGCAGTCATGTTGAAAAGTCTTCTCGATCAGAAAGCATCGTTTTTAAGAGCGGAGGCCTCGCTGAAGGAGGAAGTCAAATTAGCATTGGGACTCAGCAGCAGCTACCATAGCCTATCCGGCCAGTTGAGTAGCGCGATTAATGCAGCTACAGCCATGAAGAATGCGTGGAACTTCCTCGGAAGTGACTTGGAAAGTTTTATAAGTGACTTGAACAATGGCATACAAAATGCCGATCAGGTTCGTACATTATTTTTGGCAGTAGCTAATACGGAAGTGCAAACGGTGCTCAGCGATATCAGCACAATAAAGGCCCAGATGGAGGGTGTGGCGGTGATAAAGGCAGCTTCGGGGCAGACTGTAGGGGATGCACTCGTGGCCGCGCTCAACGAAGCGTGGCAGCTTAAGCGCCTCACGCTGCTTAATACTTCAGAATTGACCTCAAGGAAAGTGGGGTACCTGTCTAACATTGAGCAACGGATCAGCAACAATTAA